DNA from Megachile rotundata isolate GNS110a chromosome 8, iyMegRotu1, whole genome shotgun sequence:
GATACCATCAGGTATATAGCAAATGAATTTACTGTAATAGTTGTAAAAATCATATctagtaattattaataacatttcaaGGATTTTGGAAGTGAAAGATTTCGCATACCAGAAGCACTGTTTGACCCTAGTATGGTCCAAATGCGTGGTGGTATGGTTGGCAATACTATGTTAGGAGTAGGCCACATTGTTACTACAAGTGTGGGCATGTGTGATGTTGATGTAAGACCAGCTCTATATGGAAGTGTTGTTGTTACTGGTGGCAATTCATTCATTCAGGTATAATTTGAAAACAGACAAATGTTTTatgtaaacaattttgttaacaCACTATGTTATACAGGGCTTCCCAGAACGTTTAAACAGAGATCTTTCTATGAGAATTCCATCTAGCATGAGATTGAAATTGATTAGCGTGAATGGATGTGCTGAACGACGATTCGGGGCTTGGATAGGTGGATCCATTTTAGCATCTATTGGGACTTTTCAGCAAATGTGGATATCAAGTCAAGAATACGAAGAAAGTGGAAAAAGCCAAGTAGAACGAAAATGCCCTTGaattagaatttataatttattttgactTGTTTAATCTAGTAACATTGATACTTGTACAAATACCATCTAGATAACTTTGATTAAGTAGATAGTTATGAAACATTACATTTTGAAGGATTGACTCTTATATACAGCAAAaaatctgattttataattgatttAATGTGTGTTCTAAATGTTGATCTAAGACATGAATAAGTATGTTATACTTACACAAAATATTGATTAAGGACTGTAAAGTATTCAGTAAAAAATGGAAATTCTATTTATCATCAACGCACCGTATgaatgcaataaaattttataagaaattatgtataaaaattttattaagatttttataaaaacttactAGTAAAAGGCTGTGTCTTTGAAACTTCTATAACTACTAGTGTTCCTTTGTCACGTACATCTTTTCTTGGAATAAATTCAACTACAAAGACCGTTCTTTTGATAAAGAATTATAGCAAAGTATTATTTTCTCTTTAAAGCACCTCTTCCTTATCATTATGTGTAATGTTCCATAGCGAAATTATGCATGACTTCTAAAGAGAACTTCAAAAGGAAACACTTGTATGGATGAAATGATTGGCTTAAATATGACCATACATTTCTTTTAAATGCTATAGGACAAGATCAAAGCATAGAATACTGTATAAAGCTAACGTATCATTATACCTCGAATAATGTATGCTAATGATCAAGTATATTAAAAACTCTGTACCTGTTTCTTTAGAAACAACTGCTCACTGGAAATGGAATAGTTTCAAATATGGATAAAGTTCAAGTTGTCTGAAAGTTATCATAcattttgatattattaatcattgaTTTAAAtacaatgaatattaaaaattatacttttataattcaatttgtTCTCAAAATTGTCGGATTTTATCCAATAAATATGCTGAGATATTTTACATGTGTTAGTTGTATTGTACTTATGATTGTAACACAGATAATAACGATTTATAACAGCTGGGACGATTTAGATTTCGTTTTGGAAATAAGGTTTGAAGTGATGAAAAATTAAGTGATTAAAGTTTaatacaaattgtaaattttcattgtTTGCAGTTCAAGTATGCTTACAATGACACTTGCTGTACTAAAGTCAGGAGTTTGGATGTTTAATAGAAAAGATTTGgagtgttttataaattttatgttaacaGGTTATTGGAAAATAGTTAATGCTGATGTTTTCGTGTACTTAGAAGAATAtgcaatgtaaataataataattataataactttgctaaaaataaattttaatactaatCAAAATACATAATTTCAGATATGCTAAAAACGTCTCAAGGGGCTATTTCATTTCCATGTGTAATGCACTACTGTTTTATAGCAGTTTACCTATCATTGAAATACTCATCAGTAAGAGTCaagtttcaaataataattccaCTATAAAGAAGTTTCCATTTACTGGAACATCCCCTGCAGCTTTTCATAAATTCCCTTTCTATGAGGTACTCcacatttctttctttttacaaaTATGATTTAATCAGTACTTTCTATTACATAGATGATGTATATATTCCAAATGTTAGCAACAAATATTTGTAGCTTGATCATGCTTGCAACTGATGGTATAATAGCCATTGCTTTGCTCCATACATGTGGCCACTTTGCAGtacttaaacaaaaattaaaaaaccttGATTCATGTATTTATTGTGTatgtattgtattatttatatgcAGTTCCAACATAAATTTAatggaattattatttaatcaaCTTCGTATCTTGTAGATAACGAATTCAGAAAAGAACTCAACCAACATAAAAACAGATTTGTAtgacataaaaattcaattaatgcaTACAATTCAACATCATCAAATCATTCTTTGGTAATTTTgataagtttaaataaattttactgtttttttttaatttaataaaatttaggtTCTGTGATAACATGGAAAAAAATTTTCATCTAATGCTGTTTTTGCAAAGCATGACTAGCAGTATCTTAATTTGTTTTGTTGGATTTCAGGTTTCTACAGTAAGcaccatttaaaattttttttaacttgtagTTAAAAAGTGTGCTATTTGATACGTATGTTTAATTACAGGCATTATcggaaatctctaaattatttaaatcctTTGCTCATTTACTAGTGGCACTTTTCCAGTTATTACTTTTCTGTTTTCCTGGAGATATTTTAATACGGCAGGTAAATACGATAAAAAATTATGTGAACAATttgtattgaatatattttattgtaaactgATTTATATTATGGTAGAGTTGTGATATAAGTACAGCTGTATTTTCTATCAAATGGTACAAATTGCCAAGTTTGATAAAAGATGAAGTCTACATGATCATATTACGTTCTCAAAAGCCGTGTTCTATTACTGCTGGAAAACTATATGTGATGCACTTAGAAAATTTTGCCGCTGTAAGTTGTATTATATACTTGgttaaaaaaataacatttttactaTTACAATCTTATTTTTCAtcataaattattcattattatacatataattatcacgaataataattatttcatgatCATTTGCAGATACTCAGTACTGCATTTTCGTACTTTATGATGCTTCAAAGCTTCAATGTAGAAGCTTAAAATGCACAAGTGGATTTAAAACTGAAATTTAcaattgataatgatatatgAGGCATTGTACGAAATACAACATTTGCTACATGTATCCGCCCCATCCGAAATACATTTGACAAAGATTATCTACATTGGTTGCTTCTAAAATAAGATGATTAGTTTGTCCTTCAACACTAAGATTTAAagcaatattttctaattttttgccGTGAGATCGAATTAAGCCTTTAAGCCGTTGTTCTATATTCTTAATATGTTCTACAgcctgaaatttttaatattacatattatattatacacgtACTAATTATCTAACTGCATAATGTTGTGTATATTACAGCTTACTTTTTCGTTTGTTTTTTCACCACCTTCACCAGCTTGGTTCTTATTCCAGCTCACTAGCGGATCATATACAAATGGAGTAAGCACACTCAATAGCGTACTACTTTGTTGTCGAAGAACTCTCATAGTTATTTCGCAAGCACGTCTGAATGGTCCTTCAATTTTCAATGGCCCCATAGCATCTACCATATTATGCGTTAAACGAAATGGCACACGCTCCGCCCACTCAAACAATTCTCCctgataattaaaatcataagatcgagcaaaattaatttaatttatttgtattcaATAAATAATCCCTTGCATACCctattaaataaacaattaaaatccACATGGACACAGTCTCCACATTTCGAGTCAAATAATATATTCTCTCCATGGCGATCTCCAAGTCCGAGAATGTACCCCACCATGGACATTACTGCTGTAGTTCTAATGTAAGCAGTACGCGCTTCAtacctattttatttttacatgcttgtacaatatattaaaatttaaccaGAAATTTGTATCCGATTTATAGTATTGCTGATGAAAATTACCATCCATATGGATCAGGGAATGTAAGACGAAACCAATCTCCGAGTACTGAGGGATGTCGGGGCAAAAGTTGCTCTAGGAAcactttccttttcttttctagTGGGTCTTTCAATGCTAAGACATAATAAAACAAGTAAGCATTTTCTACTTAATTAGTATTTAATTCCACACAATGTTGTTTCTACTCACTGCATATCATACTCCTAAGTTCTCTATTTGAAATAGCAATACCTCTTTCTTTATATAAGCTTATTATAATAGGTCTAAAACCAACTAAATTTGGCACCCACTCAACCAAACCGCACTCTTCATTCAGTGGTACAACACTCTGGAATATAAATAAGTATTTGGAACAAAacattttatcaatatttttaatacttacaTATGTTCGAATATATAATCTTCTTTGACGAGATTCTGGATCATTTTgaagatatttatttacaatatcatTAAATTCCATTAACCTAAAATCTCTTCGTAAATCATCTTTAGGCTTACACATAAAAAGATATTCTCTACCATCTGATCCTCTTAAAGTAATACGTCGTGGTCTTTGAAGCGATGGCATAATAGCTACATTGTCTTCTATTCCCGATATGTGAACCCATTTTCTATAAAttcaaaagaaattatttatatttttcataataaataagaaagttaTTAGAGAATGTTATACCTACAGAGAAAAGGGATTATGATTTTCTAAAGATACACCCTTAGACGGTAAATGAAGTTGTCTGAACTTGGTTGTTGGCATCATAATTGAACTGAATTCCTTATTTGCAAGTAAACGTGGAAGATTTCGGGACAATTGACTTACGGTAGTATTTATAATACCCTGTTATAAAATCATAAACacataacattttatttataaaaataataaaatattttaacttacATCTGGAATAGCTTTATTAGATAATTCGATTAGTCTCTCCCAGAGTTTATGAAAATCTTTGATAAGTTTTGTCATTTCGACTGTTTTAAGTTTAGGATGATTGAGAATTTCTTGACAGCGTCTTTGGCGCGCAGGGTAAGAAGACTGGAAAAGAACATGTCAAATCTAAACCTATTCAGAAAGAATACAAGAATAAAgagaataaaaaagaattacaTTGATAACTGATGCCATCATCCATAAGCTATGTTGAGGGTAAGCGtgaattaattttactaatattGTGCAGAGGGTATTTTGAACTTCCGTAGATGGATGACATATTCTGGATACCAACTGACTGAATGCAGTTAGCCACATAAATATTGGCAGCCTTTCTTGATATACCTCTATATCATAAAAAACATGTATCACTTAGTTTTTTTTTACTTCGAAATTGTATTCCTACTATTGAATATTTACCCATAATTTTTGTCATTCTTAATAATGCATCTTGTCGCAATTTAACTTGTTCTGAATGTGCATAAGAAGTAGGTCTTGTCGATGAACGAGAAGCAAAATCCAACCATATAGTTAACATTCTTGGCATAGATTGATGAATATATTTGCAACCATACTGCAGTGACTTTCCGTAGTAATTCATAGTATGTACTTGTAAATCTCTgaacatataatatttattaaaacgaatattataaaaaatatttttttttcaaacttacCGTGCTCTTGTATCTTTTTCATCATCGGCCATTCTATCTATAACAGACTCATAATACTGTGCACAGTAAAGTAAACTTTTTTCCCATTCTCTCCAAACCTCAATAGcttctttataatttatgatattgGCATCAGTATCTACATTAACAGTTTCATCGTTGTATTTGGCATACAAAAGTTTTGCCTAGAAGAAGTAAATG
Protein-coding regions in this window:
- the LOC105662377 gene encoding odorant receptor 13a-like, which gives rise to MNIKNYTFIIQFVLKIVGFYPINMLRYFTCVSCIVLMIVTQIITIYNSWDDLDFVLEISSSMLTMTLAVLKSGVWMFNRKDLECFINFMLTGYWKIVNADVFVYLEEYAIYAKNVSRGYFISMCNALLFYSSLPIIEILISKSQVSNNNSTIKKFPFTGTSPAAFHKFPFYEMMYIFQMLATNICSLIMLATDGIIAIALLHTCGHFAVLKQKLKNLDSCIYCITNSEKNSTNIKTDLYDIKIQLMHTIQHHQIILWFCDNMEKNFHLMLFLQSMTSSILICFVGFQVSTALSEISKLFKSFAHLLVALFQLLLFCFPGDILIRQSCDISTAVFSIKWYKLPSLIKDEVYMIILRSQKPCSITAGKLYVMHLENFAAILSTAFSYFMMLQSFNVEA